AGATACCCTTTAATTTTTTAAAATAACTATAGCTTCGTTACATTGACAGCGGCTGGGCCTTTTTCACCTTGTTCAATATCAAAGGTAACTTTTTCACCTTCGGCAAGAGTTTTAAAACCGGTTCCATTTATTGCAGAGTGATGAACAAAAACATCATCGCCGTTTTCCTGCTCAATAAATCCATAACCTTTTTTGTTGCTGAACCATTTTACTATTCCGTTTGCCAAAATTCTTTTCTCCTTAAAAGATGTTTCAAAATTCCGGCTTAAGACAGACGCCTTAAAAGGACCTGTTCCTTAAAGAGCAATGCTACTATACTGACTGCAGCCGTAAAAATATTGTGAATAATAATATCTGTTTTATAAAACGTCAAGTTAAAATTGTTATTTTGCATTTCAATATAAATATGTATCAATTGTTATAATTCCACAGGTTTGTCTGATAGATTATCCCTATCCGGATTGAAAACAACAATATGCTTAAGTTATAGCTTGTTAGAATGCAAATATATCATGTAATTTGATGTATATA
This is a stretch of genomic DNA from Pseudomonadota bacterium. It encodes these proteins:
- a CDS encoding cold shock domain-containing protein, coding for MANGIVKWFSNKKGYGFIEQENGDDVFVHHSAINGTGFKTLAEGEKVTFDIEQGEKGPAAVNVTKL